Within the Desulfobaculum xiamenense genome, the region CTGGGTGTGGCTTTCGTCGGAGAGGGCCGAGTCCGAGAGCCATGCCAGTCCGGTGAAGTGGGGGATGTGGACGTGCCGGGAACTGCGCCCGACGCGCAGAAAGAATTCCTGATCGCCAAGGGCGGGGAAGCGCTCGTCGAAAAAGCCGTGACTGGCGTGGGTTTGGCGTCGCCACATGGGATGTGGACCCACTGTGCACGAGACGAGATTGTACTCGAAGCTGTAGTCAGGCCAGCGCCACGCCCCACCGTGGCGGACACTCGGGCTGTGGTTGGCGAAGCTTTGGTGTGGCTCGTCCGTGAGCAGTGTGTCGCCAAAGGCGAGCAGGCTGTCCGGCCGGGCATCGAGGGTGGCGGCGAGACGCTCATGGGCGTCCGGCGCGAGGCGGTCGTTGGTGCTGAAGGGTGTGATGTATGTGCCGGTGCTGACGTGAATGGCCAGATTCCACGCCGGATAGATGCCGATGCGCTCCGGGGTGCGAATGTAGCGGATGTTGTTGTGCCGTTTCTGGAATTGGGCGACCACGGAACGTTCGTCTTCGGGCGATGCCGCATCGACGACGATGATTTCCGTCTGCGCGGCGATGCTCTGGGCCTCGAGGTCGGCGAGGCATTCGGCCATGAAGGCCTGCGAGGCATAGGTGGATACGATGACCGACACGCGGAAGGGGCGGGGAAGGTAGCCCGTATTGTCGATTTCGCAGCGGGCCAGCAGGCGATCCATGCCCCGGCGGCGGGTTGCGTTGAGCATGCCCAGCGCATCGGCATCGTCAGGGCGGGAGTCGAGGTGGTAGGTCAGTATCCGCGCGAGCTGTTCATCTTCACCGAGCGATTCGAGGAGTTGTGCAAGCAGCAGCAGGGCGCGGCGATCATGTCGATTTCCGCGCAGGGTTTCGTCGAGCAGGGCAAGGGCTTGCGCCGCATTGCCCTCGGCGAGGAGTCCTCGCGCAGCGTCGGATGCGTCTGCGCGGCGGGGGACTGGAGCGCCCTCCTCGTCGAGGACGAGAATTCCGCCGTCGCTACGTGCGGGCAGGTGGCCGCGCGAGGCGCTGTCTGGAACGTAGGCCAGCCATTGCGGGTCGAGGCGCAGGGGTTGCTGCGGCAGGCGGAGCAGGGGCATGGGGTGGCGGTCCGATACGAGGAACGTGTGGTCGGCGCAGAGCCATTCCGGTGGGAAGGGAACGCCGTGGAAATCCGGATCTGCTTGATGGATGGCGCGCTGTGCGCGTTCCACCAGTCGCGCGAAGGGCAGATGCGCGCGGGTCAACGTGCGCAGGGACACGGGAATGGACGCGTCTTGTTCGGCCACGAGGATGTGGGTCATGACCGTGCATGCCCCGGTGAGGTCCGCCACGAGGGTGGCGTTCCCCATGTCGCGCGGGGGGGCGAGGATGGGGGCCGCCGGAGCGAGGACACGCGCCGGGGAACCGTCCGCCGGATGAAGGGCCAGCGGCAGATGCTGCGCAGGGTTCGCCTCGTGCGAGGGGTGGGAGGCGAAGGCCTCGGCAACGGCCTCGGGAGTGGCGAGGAACATGGCTCCGGGGCGCACGGCGAGGATAGGGCCACCGTGTCCGGCTGCCGAGCGCAGCTCGGCGGGACTCTCTGCCTCCACGGGGCGCGGGGCGAGAGGCATGATGCGTTCGGCCAGCCGCAGGATGGCGGTGTCCGTGCCATGGAACAGGGGCGGCGGGCCTCCGGCGTCCACGATGGACAGCGCCGAGGCCAGCGCCATGGGGAGATTATCCCGGCAGATCGGGATCGCCACGAGGAGGTGGAGCGTTTTCGTTTCGGAAAGATGTCTGTCGTCGGCGGGCATTTATTTTCAATTCTCCAGGTGGTTGCGAGCTGTTTGCAGCTCCTTTTCTACTACAAACGATGCGCGTTGTGTAGCGGATGGAAAGGGGCGGTCTGTCATTGTCCATGGCAGCGCTGTTGGGCGCAATTTGCGTCTGTATCAACACAGATTGGACGTATTATGCGCCTGTCCTGTATGGTTTTCGCAAAAAGTACCGCTGCAATGGTCATTTGTCTCTGGACTTTGTAGCGGAACAGCGGTAATCACAGTTCCTTGACTTTTCCGGGGTTGCTGGCCTGCGGTTTCGATTGCGAAAACGCCTGTGAGAACAGCGTTTTTGAATCGAAAACCGGCACCGCGCCCCGGCGGTGCAAAGGGAGATCGCGCGGACCCCAAGGGGTTGCGACGGCGGAACACCGCCGCGCAGTGGGTCCGGGCGATCGAGGTATCAACACGTATTAGGGAAGGTGTGTAATGAACGAACGTGAACAGTGGGGTTCGAGGATCGGTTTCATCCTCGCGGCCGTCGGCTCGGCCATCGGTCTCGGTAACATCTGGCGCTTCCCGTACATGGCCTATGAGAATGGCGGCGGCGCATTCCTGATTCCCTACATCTTCGCCATGCTCACCGCTGGCATTCCGTTCATGATTCTTGAGTTCGGCCTCGGCCACAAATTCCGTGGCAGCGCGCCCAAGACCTTCGCGGCCATCAATCCCAAGTGGGAGTGGCTGGGCTGGATGCAGGTGCTGGTGGCCTTCGTCATCTCCGTGTACTACATAGCCATCATCGGCTGGTCCATCGCCTACACCGGCTTCGCCGTGACCCAGGCCTGGGGTGAAGCGCCCAAGGACTTCTTCTTCGGCAGCTTCCTCGGTCTGACCGGCTCGCCCTTCGATCTGGGCGGCATCCAGAATACGATCCTCATCGCCATGCTCATCGGCTGGGGCATCACCTGGGCGGCTTGCGTCTCCGGCGTCAAGACCGGCATTGAGCGCGCAGGCAAGGTTCTCATGCCCACCCTGTTCGTGCTGCTGCTCGTCATGATCGCGCGCGTGGTGTCGCTGCCCGGCGCGCAGGAAGGCCTCAACTGGCTCTTCAAGCCCGACTTCAGCGCCCTTTCCAACTACAAGGTGTGGGTCGCCGCGTACGGACAGATCTTCTTCACTCTGTCCATCGGCTTCGCCATCATGATCGCCTACTCGAGCTACCTGCCCAAGAAGGCCGACATCAATAACAACGCCTGCATGACTGTGTTCATCAACTGCGGCTTCTCCATGGCCGCGGGCGTCATGATCTTCTCCGTGCTCGGCTACATGGCCGCCAAGCAGGGCGTGGGCGTCAACGAAGTGGTTTCCGGCGGCGTGGGCCTGGCCTTCATCACCATTCCTACCGCTATCAATCTCATGCCCATGCCCGCGCTGTTCGGCACGCTGTTCTTCCTGTCCCTGACCATGGCCGGCGTCAGCTCCCACATTTCCATCGTGGAAGCCTGCATCTCTGCCTTCATGGACAAGATGGAGTGGAGCCGCGCCAAGGCCACCAACATCATCTGCGGCGTGGGCCTTGTCGTCTCGCTGGCCTTCTGCACCGGCGCAGGCCTGCTGATTCTCGACATCGTCGACCACTTCATCAACAACTTCGGCATTATGGGTGCGGCCCTCGTGGAGATATTCTTCGTGGCTTGGCTGTGTAACCTTGATGTCGTGCGCGACCACGTGAACCGCAACTCCGAGTTCTACGTCGGCACCGTGTGGTCCGTGTGCCTGCGCTTCGTCACCGTGCCCATGCTGGCCTTCCTGTTCGTCACCAATCTCTGGGGCGATCTGAGCACCCTGTACGGCGGCTACTCGCTGGTGAGCATCGTGACCCTCGGCTGGGTCGTGTTCGTCGCCACCGTCGTTGTCGGCTTCATGCTTCAGGCCAGAAGAAGCCCGGCCGATTTCGTTTCCATCACCGACAATTCCCTGAGGAGGTAACAATATGTCCATCGAAGCAACCATCATGATGATCATCGGTCTCGGCATCACCTGGGGCGGCGCCGCCCTGTGTCTGCGCAAGGCCATGTGCAAGTAGCCTCCTCATCACGGAGCGAATCGAAGGGGGGACACCGGAAGGTGTCCCCCCTTTTTTGCGCGCCACGGGAGCGTGCCGTCATTAGGTGTCATTACGAAGGAGTGCCTGTCGGTTCGAGGCGGCTTTCCTGTTGGCTTTTGGAAAATGTGGAGAAAAGGTGCCTGCCGGGTGTAAAATGCCAAAAGCACTGCCAGCGGCCGAAATTCGTTGAAGAAGTCGCGCCGTGGAAAGACATTGGGTGTGGCGGCGTGCGTTGACGCACCATGCGCGGCGGGAGTAACGAGCCAATGCGCCCTCCGGGTCAGAGGGCGGCAACAATCCCCCAAGGAGTCGCAACATGACCATAGAAGTGCTCACGAGCATCCTGCAGGCGTGCATCAGCCCCTGCGTGCTCATTTCCGGCGTGGGCCTGCTCATTCTGTCTATGACCAACCGCATCGGTCGTCCCATCGACCGCATCCACCTGCTGCTGGACCGCCTGCGTACGGCGTCCGAGGCGGATGTTCCGGGCATGCGCAGGCAGATCGCCATTCTCTATAACCGCTGCCGTGTGCTGCGGGCGTCCATCTCCCTTGCGCTGGCCAGCGTGTTTCTGGTCAGCCTCGTCATGCTGTGCCTGTTCGGCATTCACGTCATGGCGTTGCATCTGGAGAATCTCGTGCAGGGGTTGTTCTTCGCGGCCATAGTCTGCCTGGTGCTGTCGATGGCCTTTTTCCTGTGGGATATACGAATGACGCTCAATTCCATCGGAGTCGAGATGGAATTGGCACACAGGAATGAGAAGTAGGGAAGTGCATTGCGACAGGGGGGCTTTTGCCCCCCTGCCGTCATGTGGAGGATGGACCGGTTGGTCCGAATGGCACGCGTGGTCAGTCGGGAATGCGGGGTTGCGCTTCCGGGTTTTGTGGAGAGGATGTCCGCTTTAAGCGGAACGATTCCATGGCTTCTCTGACGCTGCCCGTGTGGGGGTAGGAGATGGAGAGCCCGGCCTCGCGCAGGGCGCGTGCGGCACGAGGGCCGCAATTGCCTGTCAGCACGGCGTGAACGCCTCGTTCGGCGAGGAACTGTGCGCACAGCACGCCGCATCCCTCCCGCATATCCTTGTAGGGATTAGGAAGCGCCTGCGTTTCACCGGTGCGCAGGTTCGCGATGTGAAAGAAGTTCGCACGGCCGAGCACCGGCTCGACGGGTGCGTCGAGGTCCTGACGTGTTCCGCAGATGGCGATGATCGTGTCTTGCGTCATGCGCAACCATGAAGCAACGATGGTGCCTTTTTTGTTATCCGCTTTTATTTCATCATGTTAGGCCTCACTTCGTGCAGACGGTGTGTGCGTGTGGGCGTGGAACGCGCCTAGTCTGCAGTTTTCGGCATGATGAATGCACAACCTGATATTCTCAAACTGGTTCCCTTTTTGTGATAGATGGATCGAAAAGTTTGCATTGTCATCCATTGGTGTTCATTGTGGTGGATGACAGTGTGCTTTGCGTGAAGAAAGTGAGTGCGCCTCTGTGGCAGACTAAACGCATAAAGGGGTGAGTGCTCACTACGTATTCGACGTCCTGGGAGAGCATGCGCCGTGTGGTGTATGAGATTGGATGTCGCGATAGGGCTCGAGTCGGTGTGGTGTTGCATCTTCGAGGGGACGATGCAGCCGGGACGATGTCCCGCGGGCGGGGGAAAACGCCTGTATGCCGAAGGGCGGGGACGTATGAAGAGGGCTGTCATGATGGCGGCCGGGCGGGTTGTTCCGTCGCAATCGAACGGGTGAGCCTGTGCGCGGCCTGTGCGACTACCGTTTGGGGACGGGGGTCTGACCGCGCGAGACGGGTGCGCCGTGATCGATAGGGGCTGCCACCGACTGGTGGCGGCGAAGCGTGTTTCGGCTGCCGAACGCGGTGGCCAAGGGAGGAAACCGTGAGATTCAGGAGTATGGCAACGGGCTTCATGCTGACCGTCGTGCTGGTCATCATCACGTCGGTCGCCGCGATCGTCTTCTATGCCAACCGGGCCGTGTATCAGCTTGAGGTGGACACCAACACTGAGTTCATGGCGACGTTGACGGGTTCCA harbors:
- a CDS encoding sodium-dependent transporter — its product is MNEREQWGSRIGFILAAVGSAIGLGNIWRFPYMAYENGGGAFLIPYIFAMLTAGIPFMILEFGLGHKFRGSAPKTFAAINPKWEWLGWMQVLVAFVISVYYIAIIGWSIAYTGFAVTQAWGEAPKDFFFGSFLGLTGSPFDLGGIQNTILIAMLIGWGITWAACVSGVKTGIERAGKVLMPTLFVLLLVMIARVVSLPGAQEGLNWLFKPDFSALSNYKVWVAAYGQIFFTLSIGFAIMIAYSSYLPKKADINNNACMTVFINCGFSMAAGVMIFSVLGYMAAKQGVGVNEVVSGGVGLAFITIPTAINLMPMPALFGTLFFLSLTMAGVSSHISIVEACISAFMDKMEWSRAKATNIICGVGLVVSLAFCTGAGLLILDIVDHFINNFGIMGAALVEIFFVAWLCNLDVVRDHVNRNSEFYVGTVWSVCLRFVTVPMLAFLFVTNLWGDLSTLYGGYSLVSIVTLGWVVFVATVVVGFMLQARRSPADFVSITDNSLRR
- a CDS encoding NifB/NifX family molybdenum-iron cluster-binding protein is translated as MTQDTIIAICGTRQDLDAPVEPVLGRANFFHIANLRTGETQALPNPYKDMREGCGVLCAQFLAERGVHAVLTGNCGPRAARALREAGLSISYPHTGSVREAMESFRLKRTSSPQNPEAQPRIPD
- a CDS encoding MetS family NSS transporter small subunit — encoded protein: MSIEATIMMIIGLGITWGGAALCLRKAMCK
- a CDS encoding DUF2721 domain-containing protein is translated as MTIEVLTSILQACISPCVLISGVGLLILSMTNRIGRPIDRIHLLLDRLRTASEADVPGMRRQIAILYNRCRVLRASISLALASVFLVSLVMLCLFGIHVMALHLENLVQGLFFAAIVCLVLSMAFFLWDIRMTLNSIGVEMELAHRNEK
- a CDS encoding glycosyltransferase, which produces MPADDRHLSETKTLHLLVAIPICRDNLPMALASALSIVDAGGPPPLFHGTDTAILRLAERIMPLAPRPVEAESPAELRSAAGHGGPILAVRPGAMFLATPEAVAEAFASHPSHEANPAQHLPLALHPADGSPARVLAPAAPILAPPRDMGNATLVADLTGACTVMTHILVAEQDASIPVSLRTLTRAHLPFARLVERAQRAIHQADPDFHGVPFPPEWLCADHTFLVSDRHPMPLLRLPQQPLRLDPQWLAYVPDSASRGHLPARSDGGILVLDEEGAPVPRRADASDAARGLLAEGNAAQALALLDETLRGNRHDRRALLLLAQLLESLGEDEQLARILTYHLDSRPDDADALGMLNATRRRGMDRLLARCEIDNTGYLPRPFRVSVIVSTYASQAFMAECLADLEAQSIAAQTEIIVVDAASPEDERSVVAQFQKRHNNIRYIRTPERIGIYPAWNLAIHVSTGTYITPFSTNDRLAPDAHERLAATLDARPDSLLAFGDTLLTDEPHQSFANHSPSVRHGGAWRWPDYSFEYNLVSCTVGPHPMWRRQTHASHGFFDERFPALGDQEFFLRVGRSSRHVHIPHFTGLAWLSDSALSDESHTQQELLRIRHRYQCIHARDMVELSVLNTYVDDLLHLARKRGIPAAAALFARHAQRLADSPLVDDLRQLLQPKEPRESHGCPPR